Proteins encoded by one window of Filimonas effusa:
- a CDS encoding RagB/SusD family nutrient uptake outer membrane protein: MKKIFSNMRLSLLAVGVMATMQCCNIDIDPTDRYTDVAVWKNPSNIELYISGMYAEFQTFKFGAFPIGYSNASDALSDIMKYTANVAGNGTVNILATDASRVTASTPQLSYWQAAYTRIRRINEFLDGMTKYATIDENAKAGYEAEARFVRGYVYFWLARLHGSFVIMDNMSQYSTNARERSSEEDCWKFIAQDFQYAADHLPVIPVKSGRATKGAAYAMLARTWLYAASIAEYDQKLYNSDPLTGVAAANAPAYYQNAANAAQAVKDLASQGYYKLESVFSKKNTTEAVFKISFVAPQLTHTYDLTYTPPGDAPGQALSLGVPTAELVNEFEMADGTRFSWSNASQAANPYVGRELRFYSTILYNGAPWKGRNINTTAANATEGFTQFGVNTDPRRTVTGYYIKKNLDSLNTTFVTYGSTQDWVEIRYAEVLLIHAEAEAKLNHISSAQSSLNEVRNRAGLPNTNASTTVQLMEAVEHERKVELAFEGHRYWDLRRWRKAHTVLNNVRFTGHKISAAGTGYTYETVSADNANRQFTGALYYIPIPASELQNNTALTQIKGW, from the coding sequence ATGAAGAAAATATTTTCAAACATGCGGTTGTCGCTTCTGGCAGTGGGTGTCATGGCTACAATGCAGTGTTGTAATATAGATATTGATCCTACCGACCGGTATACCGATGTTGCAGTATGGAAAAATCCTTCCAACATAGAATTGTATATCTCCGGCATGTATGCCGAATTCCAGACTTTTAAATTTGGTGCCTTCCCCATAGGTTATAGCAATGCTTCCGATGCATTGTCGGATATTATGAAGTACACGGCTAACGTCGCCGGTAATGGTACGGTTAACATCCTGGCTACAGATGCATCGAGGGTTACTGCATCTACACCCCAACTGAGCTATTGGCAGGCCGCTTATACGCGTATCCGCCGTATCAACGAATTCCTCGACGGTATGACGAAGTATGCGACGATCGATGAAAATGCAAAAGCAGGTTATGAGGCGGAAGCAAGGTTCGTTCGTGGTTATGTTTACTTCTGGCTGGCCAGGCTGCACGGTAGCTTTGTTATCATGGATAACATGAGCCAGTATAGTACCAATGCCCGCGAACGTTCCAGCGAAGAAGACTGCTGGAAGTTTATCGCACAGGATTTTCAGTATGCAGCAGATCATTTGCCTGTCATCCCGGTAAAATCAGGCCGTGCTACTAAAGGTGCTGCTTATGCAATGCTGGCGCGCACATGGCTCTATGCAGCTTCTATAGCTGAATACGATCAGAAACTTTATAACTCCGATCCGCTCACAGGTGTTGCTGCCGCCAATGCGCCTGCTTATTATCAGAATGCCGCCAATGCTGCACAGGCTGTAAAGGATCTTGCAAGCCAGGGCTACTATAAGCTCGAATCGGTGTTCTCGAAAAAGAATACGACGGAAGCGGTATTCAAGATCAGTTTTGTTGCACCACAGTTAACACATACCTACGATCTTACCTATACGCCTCCGGGCGATGCGCCAGGGCAGGCTTTATCATTGGGTGTACCTACTGCCGAACTGGTAAATGAATTTGAAATGGCCGATGGCACTCGTTTCTCTTGGAGTAACGCTTCGCAGGCCGCCAACCCTTATGTGGGCAGAGAGCTGCGTTTCTATTCTACTATACTGTATAACGGCGCACCCTGGAAAGGACGTAACATTAATACTACCGCTGCCAATGCCACCGAAGGCTTTACGCAGTTTGGTGTTAATACCGACCCGCGCCGCACAGTAACAGGCTATTATATTAAAAAGAACCTCGATTCGCTGAACACTACTTTCGTTACCTACGGAAGTACACAGGATTGGGTAGAGATCCGCTATGCCGAGGTATTACTTATTCATGCCGAAGCTGAAGCTAAATTAAATCATATCTCTTCCGCACAAAGCTCTCTCAACGAAGTGCGTAACCGTGCAGGTCTGCCTAATACCAATGCCTCCACTACCGTACAGCTGATGGAAGCAGTAGAGCATGAACGTAAAGTGGAACTTGCCTTTGAAGGCCATCGTTATTGGGATCTTCGTCGTTGGAGAAAAGCGCATACGGTGCTGAACAATGTAAGGTTTACCGGCCATAAGATCAGTGCAGCCGGTACCGGTTACACTTATGAAACGGTAAGTGCCGACAACGCCAACAGGCAGTTTACAGGTGCACTATACTATATCCCTATTCCTGCGTCTGAATTACAAAACAATACCGCCCTTACCCAGATTAAAGGATGGTAA
- a CDS encoding DUF5018 domain-containing protein, producing MKSIQYFLAAVMGLTSCFVACRKADPIPRAASSVLSDIYATLEGNGKDRIFEAVRSNDTIYFNIPYFYPVDSDVSTDITKIIVRSTIPGDAVMRPALGMPMDLSKPVNLEITAGNGTKSNFVLVGRQVADLNLRSASITYVDNGSTQVADGIINNTTNEVSFFIIPGIDVSASVLTSTVNPHSKVSIANGTSINLSTNKTLTVTGVDGSTKVYTLKVVAPVKLNYGVGISRLVWQKGAAEINGFATDNNFRSMAVSGDYLVLAVSTTPSTYRIYNRKTGQYVQNMTAPPGSLRSFAIANDSAGHILVVSYAPKNSVFYAYRYNDAFDASPVKLIQWTNNNPAAISGDGGIGRRVNLFGDLTKNAMVSATAGVSNIIYNWRVEGGAVASNTPAVAPYQSGSWSFYAEAQPVSANAGGDYFVNYANEIALVNGSNNSRSVAFTTETAVVGGSHMAMDYFRFNNANFLGIVTFNSSAATSAGLSVFDVTNTSNIALTSSSADFSKFRVFASAAQLTATSNGNGSADICSCFSDDRESMFVYVMLTNGGVMAYEFTKYSPQ from the coding sequence ATGAAATCGATACAATATTTTCTGGCGGCGGTGATGGGGCTGACAAGTTGTTTTGTCGCCTGCCGTAAAGCCGATCCCATACCGCGTGCTGCTTCATCCGTATTAAGCGATATCTACGCTACGCTCGAAGGCAATGGCAAGGATCGCATTTTTGAAGCGGTAAGAAGCAACGATACCATTTACTTCAATATCCCTTACTTCTATCCGGTAGACTCAGATGTGTCTACCGATATTACAAAGATCATTGTACGGTCTACTATCCCCGGCGATGCTGTGATGCGCCCCGCACTGGGCATGCCTATGGATCTTAGCAAGCCGGTAAACCTGGAGATCACAGCGGGTAATGGTACAAAGTCGAATTTTGTGCTCGTTGGCCGTCAGGTGGCCGACCTCAACCTGCGTTCTGCTTCTATCACCTATGTCGACAACGGATCAACACAGGTGGCCGATGGAATTATTAATAATACTACCAACGAAGTTTCTTTCTTTATCATTCCCGGTATAGATGTCTCCGCATCTGTATTAACAAGTACTGTTAACCCGCATTCCAAAGTGTCTATTGCCAACGGTACAAGTATAAACCTCAGCACAAACAAAACACTTACCGTAACAGGTGTAGATGGTTCCACTAAAGTGTATACCTTGAAAGTGGTTGCTCCGGTGAAACTGAACTATGGTGTAGGTATCAGCAGGCTGGTATGGCAGAAAGGTGCTGCTGAGATCAATGGCTTTGCCACCGATAATAACTTCCGTTCTATGGCAGTCAGCGGCGATTACCTGGTACTCGCAGTAAGCACTACGCCGTCTACTTACAGGATCTACAACCGTAAAACAGGTCAGTATGTACAGAATATGACGGCGCCTCCCGGAAGCCTCCGCAGCTTTGCTATAGCCAACGACTCGGCTGGCCATATCCTGGTGGTATCATATGCTCCTAAGAATTCAGTGTTCTACGCTTACAGGTATAACGATGCATTCGACGCAAGTCCTGTAAAGCTGATACAATGGACAAATAACAACCCGGCAGCCATCTCTGGCGACGGTGGTATCGGGCGCAGGGTGAACCTCTTTGGCGATCTTACTAAAAATGCAATGGTGTCTGCTACAGCCGGTGTGTCAAATATTATTTATAACTGGCGGGTAGAAGGCGGTGCTGTTGCAAGTAATACGCCTGCGGTGGCGCCTTATCAGTCTGGTTCCTGGAGCTTCTACGCCGAGGCGCAGCCTGTTTCTGCAAATGCCGGTGGCGATTATTTCGTGAACTATGCAAATGAAATAGCGCTGGTAAATGGCAGCAATAACTCCCGTTCAGTTGCGTTCACTACAGAAACCGCTGTGGTTGGCGGCTCGCATATGGCTATGGATTACTTCCGTTTCAACAATGCAAACTTCCTGGGTATCGTAACCTTTAATAGCTCCGCAGCAACTTCAGCAGGGCTCTCTGTGTTCGACGTTACCAATACTTCCAATATCGCCCTTACCTCTTCCAGTGCCGACTTCTCCAAATTCAGGGTGTTTGCTTCGGCTGCCCAGCTCACGGCAACTTCTAATGGAAATGGCTCGGCCGATATCTGCTCTTGTTTCTCCGACGACCGCGAAAGTATGTTCGTCTATGTAATGCTTACAAACGGCGGCGTAATGGCTTACGAGTTTACTAAATATTCACCTCAATAA